In Halobaculum magnesiiphilum, the following proteins share a genomic window:
- a CDS encoding BMP family lipoprotein, with protein MDTDRFDRRKFVKGVGAAGLVGLAGCTGGPESGGSDGDETEASTPAADDEDTEASETEASGSDTTNVGMVYATGGLGDGSFNDQAQTGIQQAAEEFDLSYDESEPDSVSQFSTYQTQYAQSTDPDYDLVSCIGFLQADALSQTAPDYPDQDFMIVDSVVDADNVRSYTFKEHEGSYLVGQLAGLLTSRSFSAGESSTAGDSTNVGFVGGVESSLIAKFEAGFTAGVKAANEDVDVQTTYTGSFSDPSAGQEAALSMYSSGADIVYHAAGNTGAGVFQAARDEGKFAIGVDRDQSVTTDYQDVILASMVKRVDTAVYNAAGATVNGEFEAGTATSLGLADDGVDIVYGTELGDQIPEDVKSEIQSSREAIIDGEISVPDSPE; from the coding sequence ATGGACACAGACCGGTTCGACAGGCGGAAGTTCGTGAAAGGCGTCGGCGCGGCGGGGCTCGTCGGGCTCGCGGGCTGTACCGGCGGCCCGGAGTCGGGCGGTTCCGACGGCGATGAGACCGAAGCATCGACGCCGGCGGCCGACGACGAGGACACCGAAGCGTCCGAGACCGAGGCGTCCGGCTCGGACACGACGAACGTCGGGATGGTGTACGCGACCGGCGGGCTCGGCGACGGCTCGTTCAACGACCAGGCTCAGACGGGTATCCAGCAGGCGGCCGAGGAGTTCGACCTCTCGTACGACGAGTCCGAGCCCGACTCGGTGTCGCAGTTCAGCACCTACCAGACCCAGTACGCGCAGTCGACGGACCCCGACTACGACCTGGTCTCCTGTATCGGGTTCCTGCAGGCGGACGCGCTCTCACAGACCGCGCCCGACTACCCCGATCAGGACTTCATGATCGTCGACAGCGTCGTCGACGCCGACAACGTTCGCTCGTACACGTTCAAGGAGCACGAGGGATCGTACCTCGTCGGCCAGCTGGCCGGCCTGCTTACGAGCCGGTCGTTCTCGGCGGGCGAGAGCTCCACCGCCGGCGACTCCACGAACGTCGGCTTCGTCGGCGGCGTGGAGTCCTCGCTCATCGCGAAGTTCGAGGCCGGCTTCACCGCCGGCGTGAAGGCGGCAAACGAGGACGTCGACGTACAGACGACCTACACCGGCAGTTTCTCCGACCCCTCGGCCGGCCAGGAGGCCGCGCTGTCGATGTACAGCTCCGGCGCGGACATCGTCTACCACGCCGCCGGGAACACCGGCGCCGGCGTCTTCCAGGCCGCCCGCGACGAGGGCAAGTTCGCCATCGGCGTCGACCGCGACCAGTCGGTGACGACGGATTACCAGGACGTGATCCTCGCGTCGATGGTCAAGCGCGTCGACACCGCCGTCTACAACGCCGCGGGGGCGACCGTGAACGGCGAGTTCGAGGCGGGCACGGCGACCAGCCTCGGCCTGGCCGATGACGGCGTCGACATCGTCTACGGGACGGAGCTCGGCGACCAGATCCCCGAGGACGTGAAATCGGAGATCCAGTCGTCGCGCGAGGCCATCATCGACGGCGAGATCTCCGTCCCCGACAGCCCGGAGTAA
- a CDS encoding acylphosphatase, with amino-acid sequence MSDEAEDRTRAHVFVSGRVQGVFYRANTRDAARDRGVDGWVRNLDDGRVEAVFEGPRDAVEGMVEWCHTGRPSAVVEDVDAEYEEPEGERGFTIRR; translated from the coding sequence ATGAGCGACGAAGCGGAGGACCGAACTCGCGCGCACGTGTTCGTCTCCGGGCGCGTGCAGGGCGTCTTCTACCGCGCGAACACCCGCGACGCCGCGCGCGACCGCGGCGTCGACGGCTGGGTACGGAACCTCGACGACGGGCGCGTCGAGGCGGTGTTCGAGGGGCCGCGCGACGCCGTCGAGGGGATGGTCGAGTGGTGTCACACGGGGAGGCCGAGCGCGGTCGTCGAGGACGTCGACGCCGAATACGAGGAGCCGGAGGGCGAGCGGGGCTTCACGATCCGGCGATAG
- a CDS encoding COG1361 S-layer family protein: MSRRPQTLLIAALLVVSAVGTGFVGVVAADEDPRFETDVAEPVIQPGTTQELTIELTNDAADRDDRVEAAIDVNATVGDIDGIEVLSSTRDLGRMGDGATRSVTVQIDVAADIPGGEHRVPITVKYRDEDDEDEVVTETVYATVRVQERARFEIEDVESAAPVGGSGTVSATVRNVGGETATNAVLALQSGNSDLSFGDSANARRFVGTLAPNETRTVEVDATLVDSAETREYAVDATVEYETEGGESATSRPLSFGVLPLPEQTFGVDDLASTLRVGEEGQVTGTVTNTGEETVTNAVVLFEASNPNVSPLEPEVAVGTLEPGESAEFAFDVEVSDAAEAGPRQFTLRVQYRDTEGTRRTGDSIDAPVSIAESRDEFAVSPVNGTFEVGGGGTLTLEVTNNRDEIVRDVSAKLFLDAPLSSSDDEGFIAELAPGETREVTFALSMAGGAIDGKTYPASVDFRYETADGDTLISDTYEVPIEAAAPGGNGLPLGAIGVAAVVVALGLVGGVYLRRNR; encoded by the coding sequence ATGTCACGTCGCCCACAGACGCTGTTGATCGCCGCACTACTGGTCGTGTCGGCCGTCGGAACGGGCTTCGTCGGCGTCGTCGCGGCCGACGAGGATCCCCGCTTCGAGACGGACGTGGCCGAGCCGGTGATCCAGCCGGGAACGACCCAGGAGCTCACGATCGAACTGACGAACGACGCCGCCGACCGCGACGACCGCGTCGAGGCGGCGATCGACGTGAACGCCACCGTCGGCGACATCGACGGCATCGAGGTGCTCTCGTCCACCCGGGATCTCGGTCGGATGGGCGACGGCGCCACCCGGTCGGTGACGGTACAGATCGACGTGGCCGCCGACATTCCCGGCGGTGAACACCGTGTCCCGATCACCGTCAAGTACCGCGACGAGGACGACGAGGACGAGGTAGTGACCGAGACCGTGTACGCGACGGTTCGGGTGCAGGAACGCGCCCGCTTCGAGATCGAGGACGTCGAGTCGGCCGCGCCCGTCGGCGGCTCCGGCACCGTGTCGGCGACCGTGCGCAACGTCGGCGGCGAGACGGCCACCAACGCGGTGCTCGCGCTCCAGTCGGGCAACAGCGACCTCTCCTTCGGCGACTCCGCGAACGCCCGCCGGTTCGTCGGCACGCTCGCCCCCAACGAGACCCGGACCGTCGAGGTCGACGCGACGCTCGTCGACTCGGCGGAGACGCGCGAGTACGCCGTCGACGCGACCGTCGAGTACGAGACTGAAGGGGGCGAATCGGCCACCTCGCGTCCGCTCTCGTTCGGCGTGTTGCCGCTGCCCGAACAGACGTTCGGGGTCGACGACCTCGCGAGCACCCTCCGCGTCGGCGAGGAGGGACAGGTCACCGGCACCGTGACCAACACCGGCGAGGAGACCGTGACGAACGCGGTCGTCCTGTTCGAGGCGTCGAATCCGAACGTTTCGCCGCTGGAGCCGGAAGTCGCCGTCGGCACGCTCGAACCCGGCGAGTCGGCCGAGTTCGCGTTCGACGTCGAGGTGTCCGACGCCGCCGAGGCGGGACCGCGGCAGTTCACGCTGCGCGTCCAGTACCGCGACACAGAGGGAACACGGCGAACCGGGGACTCGATCGACGCGCCGGTCTCGATCGCCGAATCCCGCGACGAGTTCGCGGTGAGCCCGGTCAACGGGACGTTCGAGGTCGGGGGCGGCGGGACGCTCACCCTCGAGGTGACGAACAACCGTGACGAGATCGTCCGCGACGTGTCGGCGAAGCTGTTCCTCGATGCGCCGCTGTCGTCGTCGGACGACGAGGGGTTCATCGCCGAGCTCGCCCCCGGCGAGACGCGGGAGGTGACGTTCGCCCTCTCGATGGCCGGCGGCGCCATCGACGGCAAGACGTACCCCGCGAGCGTCGACTTCCGGTACGAGACCGCCGACGGTGACACCCTGATCTCCGACACCTACGAGGTGCCGATCGAGGCGGCCGCGCCCGGCGGGAACGGCCTGCCGCTGGGCGCCATCGGCGTCGCGGCGGTGGTCGTCGCCCTCGGGCTCGTCGGCGGCGTCTACCTCCGGCGCAACAGATGA
- a CDS encoding efflux RND transporter permease subunit, whose amino-acid sequence MTDGGLAAAVATEITERPGRIVVAFLLLTLVFAGGLANVSTAAGTEQFTSGIPAEEALSDIQREFGPSFSEDTGSTQLVQRDRNVLSKPAMVRMLEAQHRLQETDGLRVVGVSSPAATVARTIDPDATTTEAQIRALERATPTEIDRAVRENADNAAFTGGVSDDFNAESASASATIGVVTHEIPGAGGGGAAAGQSGSSPLTDIQLRSQRVVDTVGGDITVFGSGIISAEFSSVITDSLLIVTPAAVLLIIGFLVVAYRDLIDLLLGSFALLLAVVWTFGFLGLVGIPFSQMMISVPPLLLAVGIDFGIHAVNRYREDRAEGYGVEEAMNLAVRQLLVAFFIVTGTTVIGFLANLTSDLAPIREFGLVAAAGILFTFLLFGVFLPAAKVLIDRRRDAIPIPTFSQAPLGAEGSGLASVLRVGVSVGERAPRVFLALVLVLTAVSGGYAAGISTSFSQEDFLPPEETPEYLEELPEPFAPGDYSAVATLNFLEEKFTASQGGSVTIYVEGDMEDPTRLEEIHRMGEDAPSTFVSEDGRAESQSIVTVIQQRADSDPEFRRLVERNDRNANGVPDDNLGEIYDYLLSSSSRDRALQYLSEDRRSTQVVYSTEADADQSAVTADGRAVADRYRDTSGVAVATGSTVVFAAVSDLIFTSAVQSLAVALSLTVVFLLVIYGLLEGLPSLGLVNTIPIVASVALVAATMRLAGIAFNAFTATILSLTIGLGIDYSVHVVHRFIDERGEHDLVTALERTVRGTGGALLGSMLTTTTGIGVLVFSVLSILGQFGTLTALSILYSFVTSMLVLPSALVIWDGLKGHDPTKPVEAESGLSVPFLGGGNRTEATGAD is encoded by the coding sequence ATGACCGACGGGGGGCTCGCCGCCGCGGTCGCCACGGAGATCACCGAGCGTCCCGGGCGGATCGTCGTGGCGTTCCTGCTGCTCACGCTGGTGTTCGCCGGCGGGTTGGCGAACGTCTCGACGGCCGCCGGGACCGAGCAGTTCACCTCGGGGATCCCCGCCGAGGAGGCCCTCTCGGACATCCAGCGGGAGTTCGGCCCGTCGTTCTCCGAGGACACCGGCTCGACGCAGCTCGTCCAGCGGGACCGGAACGTCCTCTCGAAGCCCGCAATGGTGCGGATGCTCGAGGCACAACACCGGCTTCAGGAGACGGACGGCTTGCGCGTGGTCGGCGTCTCCTCCCCGGCGGCGACGGTCGCGCGAACGATCGACCCGGACGCGACCACGACCGAGGCGCAGATCCGCGCGCTCGAACGGGCGACGCCCACCGAGATCGACCGGGCGGTCCGTGAGAACGCGGACAACGCCGCGTTCACCGGCGGGGTGTCCGACGACTTCAACGCCGAGTCCGCGTCCGCGTCGGCCACGATCGGCGTCGTCACTCACGAGATACCCGGCGCCGGCGGGGGCGGCGCGGCGGCCGGACAGAGCGGGTCCAGCCCGCTGACGGACATCCAGCTCCGGAGCCAGCGCGTCGTCGACACCGTCGGCGGCGACATCACCGTCTTCGGCTCGGGGATCATCTCCGCGGAGTTCTCGTCGGTGATCACCGACTCGCTGCTCATCGTCACGCCCGCGGCGGTGCTGTTGATCATCGGCTTCCTGGTCGTCGCGTACCGGGACCTCATCGACCTCCTGCTCGGTTCGTTCGCGCTGCTGTTGGCGGTCGTGTGGACGTTCGGGTTCCTCGGGCTCGTCGGGATCCCGTTCAGTCAGATGATGATCTCGGTGCCGCCGCTCCTGCTCGCGGTCGGGATCGACTTCGGCATTCACGCGGTGAACCGCTACCGGGAGGACCGGGCCGAGGGCTACGGTGTCGAGGAGGCGATGAACCTGGCGGTGCGCCAGCTCCTCGTGGCGTTCTTCATCGTGACGGGAACGACGGTCATCGGCTTCCTCGCGAATCTCACGTCCGACCTCGCGCCGATCCGGGAGTTCGGGCTGGTCGCGGCCGCCGGCATCCTGTTCACGTTCCTCCTGTTCGGCGTGTTCCTGCCGGCGGCGAAGGTGCTGATCGACCGCCGTCGCGACGCCATCCCGATCCCGACGTTCTCGCAGGCGCCGCTGGGCGCGGAGGGGAGCGGCCTCGCGAGTGTGCTCCGCGTCGGCGTCTCCGTCGGCGAACGCGCCCCGCGGGTGTTCCTCGCGCTCGTGCTCGTCCTCACCGCGGTCTCGGGCGGCTACGCGGCGGGCATCTCCACGTCGTTCTCGCAGGAGGACTTCCTTCCGCCCGAGGAGACGCCCGAGTACCTCGAGGAGCTTCCCGAGCCGTTCGCCCCCGGCGACTACTCCGCCGTCGCGACGCTCAACTTCCTCGAGGAGAAGTTCACCGCGAGCCAGGGCGGGTCGGTCACGATCTACGTCGAGGGCGACATGGAGGACCCGACGAGGCTGGAGGAGATCCATCGCATGGGTGAGGATGCCCCGAGCACGTTCGTCTCCGAGGACGGCCGTGCGGAGTCGCAAAGCATCGTGACGGTGATCCAACAGCGCGCGGACTCCGACCCGGAGTTCCGCCGGCTCGTCGAGCGGAACGACCGGAACGCCAACGGCGTTCCCGACGACAACCTCGGAGAGATCTACGACTACCTGCTGTCGTCGTCCTCGCGCGATCGGGCGCTCCAGTACCTTTCGGAGGACCGTCGCAGCACACAGGTGGTGTACTCGACCGAAGCTGACGCCGACCAGTCGGCGGTGACGGCCGACGGGCGCGCGGTCGCCGACCGCTACCGCGACACCAGCGGCGTCGCGGTCGCCACCGGCAGCACCGTGGTGTTCGCCGCGGTGTCGGACCTCATCTTCACCTCCGCCGTCCAGAGCCTCGCCGTGGCGCTCTCGCTCACCGTGGTGTTCCTGCTCGTCATCTACGGCCTCCTCGAGGGGCTGCCGTCGCTGGGGCTCGTCAACACGATCCCGATCGTCGCGTCGGTGGCGCTCGTCGCGGCGACGATGCGGCTCGCCGGCATCGCGTTCAACGCGTTCACGGCGACGATCCTCTCGTTGACCATCGGGCTGGGGATCGACTACTCGGTCCACGTCGTCCACCGGTTCATCGACGAGCGCGGCGAACACGACCTCGTCACAGCCTTGGAGCGCACCGTCCGCGGGACGGGCGGCGCGCTCCTCGGGAGCATGCTCACGACGACGACGGGTATCGGCGTGCTCGTGTTCTCGGTGTTGAGCATCCTCGGCCAGTTCGGGACGCTCACCGCGCTGTCGATCCTCTACTCGTTCGTCACGTCGATGCTGGTGCTCCCGTCGGCGCTGGTCATTTGGGACGGCCTCAAGGGTCACGACCCGACGAAGCCGGTCGAAGCGGAGTCCGGGCTCTCGGTGCCGTTCCTCGGCGGCGGTAACCGGACGGAAGCGACGGGCGCAGACTGA
- a CDS encoding ABC transporter permease: protein MTDAGGDADGDPDSDTGAAPGDAADDAAVRDGAAPGESGGSRSPRDRAFDALDRLVAASATERLLISGSALLLSVAIGFVLILVAGRMTSCESAAYSLLGIGFCYDPIVVYDSLFLGAFGDFLANPLNGQFATTVSETTVLVFTGIAVAVAFKAGVFNIGGQGQLVFGALASALAVYALSGAVSGVVGTLVLVPVGLAVGAFVGGIWGAIPGALKAYADANEVITTIMLNFVATSFALYLASGPFKDPESFANQTRTLPEFTLFPQPLFPGRTDASLLALALAIVVAVAVAYLLRGTSFGYDVRTSGIQPEAAEYGGVDAARTVVASMALSGALAGIGGAVYVLTIAGNFQTGIPDYGFDGITVSILAGNSPVGAIAAALLFGVLKSGSIVVDVGTDVPPELVGVLRGLIVLFVAMPEFFRMIGQRVDVRDRFGGSRDAVATDGGEEA from the coding sequence ATGACTGACGCGGGCGGCGACGCCGACGGCGACCCTGACAGCGACACGGGCGCCGCCCCCGGCGATGCGGCAGACGACGCCGCCGTCCGCGACGGCGCCGCTCCCGGCGAGTCGGGCGGCTCCCGCTCCCCCCGCGACCGCGCCTTCGACGCGCTCGACCGACTCGTCGCCGCGAGCGCGACCGAGCGGCTGCTCATCTCGGGGTCGGCGCTGCTGCTGTCGGTGGCGATCGGGTTCGTGCTCATCCTCGTGGCGGGGCGGATGACCTCCTGTGAGTCGGCGGCGTACTCCCTGCTGGGCATCGGCTTCTGTTACGACCCGATCGTCGTGTACGACAGCCTGTTCCTCGGGGCGTTCGGCGACTTCCTCGCGAACCCGCTCAACGGCCAGTTCGCCACCACCGTCTCGGAGACGACCGTGCTCGTGTTCACGGGCATCGCGGTCGCGGTGGCGTTCAAGGCCGGCGTGTTCAACATCGGCGGGCAGGGTCAGCTCGTGTTCGGCGCGCTCGCCAGCGCGCTCGCCGTGTACGCCCTCTCGGGAGCCGTCTCGGGGGTCGTGGGCACGCTCGTGCTCGTCCCCGTCGGACTGGCGGTCGGCGCGTTCGTCGGGGGGATCTGGGGCGCCATTCCGGGCGCGCTGAAGGCGTACGCCGACGCCAACGAGGTGATCACGACGATCATGCTCAACTTCGTCGCCACGTCGTTCGCGCTGTATCTCGCCTCGGGGCCGTTCAAGGACCCCGAAAGCTTCGCGAACCAGACGCGGACGCTCCCGGAGTTCACGCTGTTCCCGCAGCCGCTGTTCCCCGGGCGCACCGACGCGTCGCTGTTGGCGCTGGCGCTGGCGATCGTCGTCGCCGTCGCGGTCGCGTACCTGCTCCGGGGCACGTCGTTCGGCTACGACGTGCGCACGAGCGGCATCCAGCCGGAGGCCGCCGAGTACGGCGGCGTCGACGCCGCCCGGACCGTCGTCGCCTCGATGGCGCTGTCGGGCGCGCTCGCGGGCATCGGCGGCGCGGTGTACGTCCTGACGATCGCGGGCAACTTCCAGACCGGCATCCCGGATTACGGCTTCGACGGCATCACCGTCTCCATCCTCGCGGGCAACAGCCCGGTCGGCGCGATCGCGGCGGCGCTGCTGTTCGGCGTCCTCAAGTCCGGATCCATCGTCGTCGACGTGGGGACGGACGTGCCGCCCGAGCTCGTGGGCGTCCTCCGCGGGCTCATCGTCCTGTTCGTGGCGATGCCGGAGTTCTTCCGGATGATCGGCCAG
- a CDS encoding ABC transporter ATP-binding protein has translation MTEAVRLDSITKRFPGVVANDDVTLSVERGTVHALLGENGAGKTTLMNVLYGLYEPTEGDVYVDGDGLTYEADGEGDEDEEDGSDGESRGGDDGLAAIADEPRRFDSPGDAIHAGVGMIHQHFMLVDPMTVAENITLGNEPRKWGGLAVDREAAREDVLELSDRYGFDVEPDARIEDVGVGVQQRVEILKALYRGAEVLILDEPTAVLTPQEVEDLFEVLEELTDAGKTVIFITHKLGEALEAADEVTVLRDGHNVGTVETAGTTREELAELMVGREVMLETETPPANPGAATLSLEGVTARDDRDVVAVDDVSFAVREGEVFGIAGVDGNGQSELVEVVTGLHTPAKGRVEIDGRDVTDGSRRERTREGMAYIPEDRQERGLVMDFDLTENGVLGSQHDEPFAERGRLDWDRAGDHATDIIDEYDVRPPDAGAEAKSLSGGNQQKFIVGREFARDPSCLVASHPTRGVDIGSTEFIHDRLIDLRDEGRAVLLVSSKLDEVRGLSDRLAVMYRGRIVGVVDPDEVTEEQLGLMMAGERPENLPRAERVVHADAGGDRSDATDAGTAPGDDADAEVADD, from the coding sequence ATGACGGAGGCCGTCCGCCTCGACTCGATAACGAAGCGCTTCCCCGGCGTCGTCGCCAACGACGACGTCACGCTCTCGGTCGAGCGGGGGACGGTCCACGCCCTCCTCGGCGAGAACGGCGCGGGCAAGACCACCCTGATGAACGTCCTCTACGGGCTGTACGAGCCCACCGAGGGCGACGTGTACGTCGACGGGGACGGCCTGACGTACGAGGCGGACGGCGAGGGCGACGAAGACGAGGAGGACGGCAGCGACGGCGAGAGCCGCGGGGGCGACGACGGGCTCGCCGCCATCGCCGACGAGCCGCGGCGCTTCGACTCCCCCGGCGACGCCATCCACGCCGGCGTCGGGATGATCCACCAGCACTTCATGCTGGTCGACCCGATGACCGTCGCCGAGAACATCACGCTGGGCAACGAGCCCCGAAAGTGGGGCGGGCTCGCGGTCGACCGTGAGGCCGCACGCGAGGACGTCTTGGAGCTGTCCGACCGCTACGGCTTCGACGTGGAGCCGGACGCGCGCATCGAGGACGTGGGCGTGGGCGTCCAACAGCGCGTCGAGATCCTGAAGGCGCTGTACCGCGGCGCGGAGGTGCTCATCCTCGACGAGCCGACGGCCGTACTCACGCCACAGGAGGTCGAGGACCTCTTCGAGGTGCTCGAGGAGCTGACCGACGCCGGCAAGACGGTCATCTTCATCACGCACAAGCTCGGCGAAGCGCTGGAGGCCGCCGACGAGGTGACCGTCCTCCGGGACGGCCACAACGTCGGCACAGTCGAGACGGCCGGCACGACCCGCGAGGAGCTGGCCGAGCTGATGGTCGGCCGCGAGGTGATGCTGGAGACGGAGACGCCGCCCGCGAACCCGGGCGCGGCGACGCTGTCGCTCGAGGGCGTCACCGCCCGTGACGACCGCGACGTGGTCGCCGTCGACGACGTGTCCTTCGCCGTCCGCGAGGGGGAGGTGTTCGGCATCGCCGGCGTCGACGGCAACGGCCAGTCGGAGCTGGTCGAGGTCGTCACCGGGCTGCACACGCCCGCGAAGGGACGCGTCGAGATCGACGGCCGCGACGTGACCGACGGCTCCCGCCGGGAGCGCACCCGCGAGGGGATGGCGTACATCCCCGAGGACCGCCAGGAGCGCGGGCTCGTGATGGACTTCGACCTCACCGAGAACGGCGTGCTCGGCTCCCAACACGACGAGCCGTTCGCCGAGCGCGGTCGCCTCGACTGGGACCGCGCCGGGGACCACGCGACCGACATCATCGACGAGTACGACGTTCGCCCGCCCGACGCCGGCGCCGAGGCGAAGTCGCTGTCCGGCGGCAACCAGCAGAAGTTCATCGTCGGCCGGGAGTTCGCGCGCGACCCCTCCTGTCTCGTCGCCTCCCACCCGACCCGCGGCGTCGACATCGGCTCGACGGAGTTCATCCACGACCGCCTGATCGACCTGCGCGACGAGGGCCGGGCGGTCCTGCTGGTCTCCTCGAAGCTCGACGAGGTCCGGGGCCTCTCGGACCGGCTGGCGGTGATGTACCGCGGGCGGATCGTCGGCGTAGTCGACCCCGACGAGGTGACCGAGGAACAGCTCGGGCTCATGATGGCCGGCGAGCGTCCCGAGAACCTCCCGCGGGCCGAACGCGTCGTCCACGCTGACGCCGGCGGCGATCGGTCCGACGCGACCGACGCCGGGACGGCTCCCGGCGACGACGCCGACGCGGAGGTGGCCGATGACTGA
- a CDS encoding DMT family transporter, which yields MYVVSKWGFDLIPPLTLGFLRVAVGAVALYAVVRARGVAVDRADYRGFAVLGGWVALTIASQFLGTELTNASQGSLLTVLTPVFTVVLGAAVLGEEVTRRSAGGMALAAAGTLLVLAGQYDLTRLGGGNVAGVGALVLASIAWAGYTVWGVPLVRKYSALTAATYSCLASLPPLAALSAAELAVRAPPLAAMASPGALLAVAYLGLGSTAAAWYLWYKGLETVSAGTVAAFFFAQPLVGTALGAALLGEAIGPGFVVGGATMAAGIWLVSTAADGI from the coding sequence ATGTACGTCGTGAGCAAGTGGGGGTTCGACCTGATCCCGCCGCTCACGCTCGGGTTCCTCCGCGTCGCCGTCGGCGCCGTCGCCCTGTACGCGGTCGTCCGCGCCCGCGGCGTCGCCGTCGACCGGGCGGACTACCGGGGGTTCGCCGTCCTCGGCGGGTGGGTGGCCCTCACCATCGCCAGCCAGTTCCTCGGCACGGAGCTGACGAACGCCAGCCAGGGATCCCTGTTGACGGTGTTGACGCCCGTCTTCACGGTCGTCCTCGGCGCGGCAGTGCTCGGCGAGGAGGTGACCCGCCGCTCGGCCGGCGGAATGGCGCTCGCGGCCGCCGGCACGCTGCTCGTGCTCGCGGGGCAGTACGACCTGACGCGCCTCGGCGGCGGAAACGTCGCCGGCGTGGGCGCGCTCGTCCTCGCGAGCATCGCGTGGGCCGGCTACACCGTCTGGGGGGTGCCCCTCGTGCGGAAGTACTCGGCGCTGACGGCGGCGACGTACTCCTGTCTCGCCTCCCTGCCGCCGCTGGCGGCGCTGTCGGCAGCGGAGCTGGCGGTGCGGGCGCCGCCGCTTGCGGCGATGGCGTCGCCGGGCGCGCTGCTGGCGGTCGCGTACCTCGGCCTCGGTTCGACGGCGGCGGCGTGGTACCTCTGGTACAAGGGGCTGGAGACGGTGTCGGCGGGCACCGTCGCGGCGTTCTTCTTCGCCCAGCCGCTCGTCGGCACGGCGCTGGGAGCCGCGTTGCTCGGGGAGGCGATCGGTCCGGGCTTCGTCGTCGGGGGAGCGACGATGGCGGCGGGGATCTGGCTGGTGAGCACCGCGGCCGACGGGATCTGA
- a CDS encoding phosphomannomutase, with protein MDLFGTAGIRGSATERVTPGLVLEVARALGDHAREAGDREFVVGRDGRVTGPALAAAAEAGLESAGAEVRRLGQVPTPALAFASRGRRGVMLTASHNPPTDNGVKAFVDGVEYGEAAETAVEERVGADVTPADWDEWGDGADEGVLDAYRLAVVEYARAFGADPEGVRVAVDCGNGMSAVATPQVLRELGADVVTLNATVDGHFPGRESKPTPESLADLREFVREGAADVGIGHDGDSDRIVVVDGDGEVVHEDTVLAILAERYIRASDAADPVVVTTPNASGRIDERVEAAGGRVERVALGYLHDGIAAARDAGGDVVFAAEPWKHVHTALGDWIDAVASAAVFTRLVADEGLDGLRAPVTERPYRKVSVECPDDDKAAAMERLAETLPAAFPAAEVDSEYGVRLSFADGSWTLVRPSGTEPYVRVYAEHDELDPFVEEVAGVVEAAVEAVD; from the coding sequence ATGGACCTGTTCGGAACCGCCGGCATCCGCGGCAGCGCGACCGAGCGCGTCACGCCGGGGCTCGTCCTCGAGGTGGCGCGGGCGCTCGGCGACCACGCCCGGGAGGCCGGCGACCGGGAGTTCGTCGTCGGACGGGACGGTCGCGTCACCGGACCCGCCCTGGCGGCCGCCGCCGAGGCGGGCCTGGAGTCGGCGGGCGCGGAGGTGCGCCGGCTCGGTCAGGTGCCGACGCCGGCGCTGGCGTTCGCCTCGCGCGGGCGCCGCGGCGTCATGCTCACCGCCTCGCACAACCCGCCGACCGACAACGGCGTCAAGGCGTTCGTCGACGGCGTCGAGTACGGCGAGGCGGCCGAGACGGCCGTCGAGGAGCGGGTCGGCGCCGATGTCACGCCGGCCGACTGGGACGAATGGGGCGACGGCGCCGACGAGGGCGTGCTCGACGCGTACCGCTTGGCCGTCGTCGAGTACGCCCGGGCGTTCGGCGCCGACCCCGAGGGCGTCCGCGTCGCCGTCGACTGCGGCAACGGGATGTCCGCGGTCGCGACCCCGCAGGTGCTCAGGGAGCTGGGCGCGGACGTGGTGACGCTCAACGCGACCGTCGACGGCCACTTCCCCGGCCGGGAGTCGAAGCCGACGCCCGAGTCGCTGGCGGACCTCCGCGAGTTCGTTCGCGAGGGGGCCGCCGACGTCGGGATCGGCCACGACGGCGACTCCGACCGGATCGTCGTCGTCGACGGCGACGGCGAAGTCGTCCACGAGGACACGGTGCTGGCGATCCTCGCTGAGCGGTACATCCGCGCGAGCGACGCGGCCGATCCGGTCGTCGTGACGACGCCGAACGCGTCGGGCCGGATCGACGAGCGCGTCGAGGCCGCCGGCGGGCGCGTCGAGCGCGTCGCGCTCGGCTACCTCCACGACGGCATCGCCGCCGCCCGCGACGCCGGCGGCGACGTGGTCTTCGCGGCCGAGCCGTGGAAGCACGTTCACACCGCCCTCGGCGACTGGATCGACGCCGTTGCCAGCGCGGCAGTGTTCACCCGGCTCGTCGCCGACGAGGGACTCGACGGCCTGCGTGCGCCCGTCACCGAGCGGCCGTACCGGAAGGTCAGCGTCGAGTGCCCCGACGACGACAAGGCCGCCGCCATGGAGCGGCTCGCGGAGACGTTGCCGGCGGCGTTCCCCGCCGCCGAGGTGGACTCGGAGTACGGCGTCCGGCTCTCCTTCGCCGACGGCTCGTGGACGCTCGTTCGCCCGTCCGGCACCGAGCCGTACGTGCGCGTGTACGCGGAACACGACGAGCTCGACCCGTTCGTCGAGGAGGTCGCCGGCGTCGTCGAGGCGGCGGTCGAGGCGGTCGATTGA